A genomic window from Haladaptatus caseinilyticus includes:
- a CDS encoding transcription initiation factor IIB yields the protein MTRSTRQRERQLEGEQTANEREGERACPECGSDNLVKSNDRSELICDDCGLVVEEEKIDPGPEWRAFNHQERQQKSRVGAPTTQTMHDKGLTTTIDWKDKDAYGRSISSKKRSQMHRLRKWQERIRTKDAGERNLQFALSEIDRMASALGVPRSVREVASVIYRRALKEDLIRGRSIEGVATSALYAACRKEGIPRSLEEISEVSRVERKEIGRTYRYISQELGLEMKPVDPKKYVPRFCSELELSEEVQSKANDIIETTAEEGLLSGKSPTGYAAAAIYAASLLCNEKKTQREVADVAQVTEVTIRNRYQEQIEAMGIHS from the coding sequence ATGACACGGTCTACTCGCCAGCGTGAGCGCCAACTTGAAGGGGAGCAAACGGCGAATGAACGAGAGGGAGAGCGTGCTTGTCCTGAATGTGGGTCCGACAATTTAGTAAAGAGCAACGACCGCTCCGAACTCATTTGTGACGACTGTGGGTTGGTCGTCGAAGAAGAAAAGATAGATCCAGGTCCGGAATGGCGTGCGTTCAATCATCAGGAGCGCCAGCAAAAGTCTCGCGTGGGTGCACCGACCACGCAGACGATGCACGACAAAGGACTGACGACGACGATCGACTGGAAGGACAAAGACGCCTACGGTCGTTCTATTTCTTCGAAAAAGCGCAGTCAGATGCACCGACTCCGCAAATGGCAGGAACGTATCCGAACGAAGGACGCGGGCGAACGCAACCTCCAATTCGCCCTTTCGGAAATCGACCGAATGGCGTCCGCACTCGGTGTACCGCGCTCGGTACGGGAAGTCGCGTCCGTCATCTACCGACGGGCGTTGAAAGAGGACCTGATTCGGGGGCGTTCCATCGAGGGCGTCGCGACGAGCGCGCTCTACGCCGCCTGCAGAAAAGAGGGGATTCCGCGGAGTCTCGAAGAGATTTCGGAGGTTTCCCGTGTCGAACGAAAAGAAATCGGCCGAACGTATCGCTACATCTCACAGGAACTCGGCCTTGAGATGAAACCAGTGGACCCGAAAAAATACGTCCCTCGGTTCTGTTCCGAACTCGAACTCAGCGAAGAAGTCCAGTCGAAGGCGAACGATATCATCGAAACAACCGCCGAAGAAGGCTTGCTCTCGGGTAAATCTCCGACGGGCTACGCCGCCGCCGCGATTTACGCCGCGTCACTTCTCTGCAACGAGAAAAAGACACAGCGTGAAGTCGCAGACGTTGCGCAGGTGACTGAAGTCACCATTCGAAACCGGTATCAAGAACAGATCGAAGCGATGGGAATCCACAGCTAA
- the rnhA gene encoding ribonuclease HI — protein MPVIECDVDEARQTLADAGVVISDGKTEYEHWRARYDDAVAIAYDDKLVIQGANPQSIEALLRDSGGHAYLYFDGGSRGNPGPAAIGWVIVTSDGIAGEGNERIGRATNNQAEYDALIAGLEAARDYGFDSVDVKGDSQLAVKQVTGAWKTNDPELRERRVRVRELLDGFDKWSLKHVPREVNERADKLVNEALDDG, from the coding sequence ATGCCAGTCATCGAGTGTGACGTGGACGAGGCACGCCAGACGCTCGCCGACGCCGGAGTAGTCATCTCGGACGGCAAAACCGAGTACGAGCACTGGCGAGCCAGATACGACGACGCTGTCGCCATCGCCTACGACGACAAACTCGTTATTCAGGGTGCGAATCCACAATCCATCGAAGCTCTGCTCCGCGATTCGGGCGGGCACGCCTATCTCTACTTCGACGGTGGAAGTCGCGGGAATCCCGGCCCGGCGGCCATCGGTTGGGTTATCGTCACCAGCGATGGCATCGCCGGAGAGGGTAACGAGCGTATCGGCCGCGCGACGAACAACCAAGCCGAATACGATGCACTCATCGCGGGCCTCGAAGCCGCCCGCGATTATGGGTTCGACTCCGTGGACGTGAAGGGGGATTCACAACTCGCGGTCAAACAGGTGACAGGCGCGTGGAAGACGAACGATCCCGAACTCCGCGAGCGGCGCGTCCGCGTCCGAGAACTCCTCGATGGGTTCGACAAATGGTCGCTCAAGCACGTTCCGCGGGAGGTAAACGAGCGCGCGGACAAACTCGTAAACGAGGCGTTGGACGATGGTTGA
- a CDS encoding DUF7108 family protein yields MVDLPDEPRPQDDRELPTETVEAAERLTHLARDTEGDEAETYRDERDKLLEEYDFVARVRDDDTRTVLVLHPDEWLDDEAIRVERIDDTERAIEIPLDGPGDPDDWDEIDAHNRAVAETVRDEHGDVHGANAEAFADFMSNHYARQVESATDAEVTEFCTEYFRRNAWPTDEQKRVVERSVELVFNSVSCASR; encoded by the coding sequence ATGGTTGATCTGCCAGACGAACCGAGACCACAGGACGACCGCGAGCTGCCGACCGAAACCGTCGAAGCGGCGGAGCGGCTGACCCACCTCGCACGCGATACAGAGGGCGACGAGGCCGAGACGTACCGTGACGAGCGCGACAAACTGCTCGAAGAATACGATTTCGTGGCGCGGGTGCGGGACGACGATACTCGAACCGTCCTCGTTCTCCATCCCGACGAATGGCTCGACGATGAAGCGATTCGAGTCGAACGAATCGACGATACGGAACGGGCGATCGAAATCCCGCTCGATGGCCCCGGGGACCCGGACGATTGGGACGAAATCGACGCACACAACCGAGCCGTCGCGGAAACAGTGCGGGACGAACACGGCGACGTTCACGGCGCGAACGCCGAGGCGTTTGCTGACTTCATGAGCAACCATTACGCCCGGCAGGTAGAATCGGCGACCGATGCAGAGGTGACCGAGTTTTGTACGGAGTATTTCCGACGGAACGCCTGGCCGACGGACGAACAAAAAAGGGTCGTTGAACGGTCGGTCGAACTCGTGTTCAACAGTGTTAGCTGTGCTTCTCGATGA
- a CDS encoding PadR family transcriptional regulator: protein MSEAQTLTESSTARDLTAFQRNILIVLTEEPMYGLAIKRELENYYDEEVNHGRLYPNLDTLVERGLVEKSELDKRTNQYGLTNDGLEAVEDSFAWSLSKFVTNEERAEQIRALIEKHS from the coding sequence ATGTCAGAGGCACAAACACTCACCGAAAGCAGTACCGCCCGCGACCTCACCGCCTTCCAGCGGAACATCCTCATCGTCCTCACCGAGGAGCCGATGTACGGTCTCGCTATCAAGCGCGAACTCGAAAACTACTACGACGAGGAAGTGAACCACGGCCGTCTGTATCCCAACCTCGACACGCTGGTCGAACGGGGACTCGTCGAGAAGAGCGAGCTCGACAAGCGAACCAATCAGTATGGTCTGACTAACGACGGTCTCGAAGCGGTCGAAGACTCCTTCGCATGGTCGCTCTCGAAATTCGTTACGAACGAGGAGCGCGCGGAGCAGATTCGTGCACTCATCGAGAAGCACAGCTAA
- a CDS encoding inorganic diphosphatase: MTNLWEDLETGPNAPEEIYAVVECLKGDRNKYEYDKDIPGVMLDRVLHSNVHYPGDYGFIPQSYYDDEDPFDVLVLVEDSTFPGCVIEVRPVALMKMDDDGEQDDKVIAVPIEDPRFDHIEDVDDITQQQKDEIDEFFQTYKNLEAGKEVETQGWEDKQSALDAIEHAQDLYEENFA, translated from the coding sequence ATGACGAATCTCTGGGAAGACCTGGAAACAGGACCGAATGCCCCTGAAGAAATCTACGCAGTCGTCGAGTGTCTCAAAGGCGACCGGAACAAGTACGAGTACGACAAGGACATCCCCGGTGTCATGCTCGACCGCGTGCTCCACAGCAACGTCCACTACCCCGGTGACTACGGGTTCATCCCGCAATCGTACTACGACGACGAGGACCCGTTCGACGTGCTCGTCCTCGTCGAGGACTCGACGTTCCCCGGCTGCGTCATCGAAGTCCGTCCCGTCGCCCTCATGAAGATGGACGACGACGGCGAGCAGGACGACAAGGTCATCGCCGTCCCCATCGAAGACCCACGCTTCGACCACATCGAGGACGTGGACGACATCACGCAACAGCAGAAAGACGAGATCGACGAGTTCTTCCAGACGTACAAGAACCTCGAAGCAGGCAAGGAAGTCGAAACACAGGGCTGGGAGGACAAACAGTCCGCACTCGACGCTATCGAACACGCACAGGACTTGTACGAAGAGAACTTCGCGTAA
- a CDS encoding DHH family phosphoesterase — protein MRRTTDEAPIDSLKETVAGQNRIALVVPEGASIDSLAAAVGLQALCNDWGVAGRIAAEGEVTGEDSKAFCNIFDVGLTTIDERGERLRNCDAAIAVGGGGAVPRLSNNPPVVGVIRHRPTAEENILTITRTDDGATSTVVIKLARDSGLIPDQRVATALLYGIRAGTREFRRANGKNDYDAAGFLHAFADLGRIEDLRSPGVSGDTFDVLGEAIANRERRASFAVTNVGVVPSVSALEEAADSLLRLEGVSTAAVFGIHEETIVVSCRAEDVRTSAVDILGCAFDTSETTGGNTDSATARVPLGIFAQVDGEHATTLDSLIDVSTRKALFTAFESV, from the coding sequence TTGCGTCGCACGACCGACGAAGCACCTATCGACTCGCTCAAGGAGACGGTTGCCGGACAGAACCGAATCGCACTCGTCGTTCCGGAGGGCGCGAGTATCGATTCACTCGCCGCGGCTGTCGGTTTACAGGCACTCTGTAATGACTGGGGCGTCGCAGGGCGAATCGCCGCGGAAGGCGAGGTGACGGGTGAGGACAGTAAGGCGTTCTGTAACATCTTCGATGTCGGTTTGACGACCATCGACGAGCGGGGCGAACGGCTTCGGAACTGCGATGCGGCGATCGCAGTTGGTGGTGGGGGGGCTGTTCCACGGCTCTCGAACAACCCGCCGGTCGTCGGCGTCATCCGCCACCGGCCGACCGCGGAGGAGAACATTTTGACCATCACGCGTACTGACGATGGAGCGACCTCGACCGTCGTCATCAAACTGGCCCGTGACTCGGGACTCATCCCCGACCAACGAGTCGCCACGGCGCTCCTGTACGGTATTCGCGCCGGAACGCGGGAGTTTCGTCGGGCAAACGGGAAAAACGATTACGACGCCGCCGGATTTCTCCATGCGTTCGCGGATCTCGGGCGTATCGAGGATTTGCGCTCGCCGGGCGTCAGCGGCGATACCTTCGATGTGCTCGGGGAGGCGATCGCGAACCGGGAACGTCGGGCGAGTTTCGCCGTGACGAACGTCGGTGTCGTTCCTTCCGTTAGCGCGTTAGAGGAGGCCGCTGATTCCCTTCTTCGACTCGAGGGCGTCTCGACAGCGGCGGTGTTCGGCATCCACGAGGAAACCATCGTCGTCTCCTGTCGCGCGGAGGACGTTCGAACCAGCGCGGTGGACATCCTCGGATGTGCGTTCGACACGAGCGAAACGACGGGCGGAAACACGGATTCCGCAACCGCCCGTGTCCCGTTGGGAATCTTCGCACAAGTCGATGGGGAACACGCCACGACGTTGGATTCGCTCATCGACGTAAGTACGCGCAAAGCGTTGTTCACCGCGTTCGAGAGTGTATAG
- a CDS encoding alkaline phosphatase family protein: protein MGLFDRLRGDDEPRVAFFGIDGVPYSFLKDNASEFPNIASLAKEGSAGAINSIVPPESSACWPALTTGVNPGETGVYGFQDREVGSYDTYVPMGRDVQATRLWDRVADSGRNATVMNVPVTFPPQRNVQRMVSGFLSPGVDKAAYPDELRNYLNSIDYRIDANAKLGHKEDKSEFIENAHETLKARYEAFRHYIEQDDWDLFFGVFMTTDRVNHFLYKHYEEDGEYKQEFIDFYKKVDEYLGKLRDALADDVTMVVASDHGFTSLDHEVHFNQWLENEGWLSYEDDDHEELGDIADDTVAYSLIPGRFYINLEGREPRGSVPEDEYEEKRDELKEMLEGLEGPNGEKVCAQVVEKEDAFHGDHEDIAPDLVAIPNYGFDLKAGFKGHDDVFGVGPRNGMHSFDNASLFVDDSDVTIPEDTDLLDIAPTILDLMEVEYSAGELDGRSLA from the coding sequence ATGGGTCTCTTCGATAGGCTCCGTGGAGATGACGAGCCCCGGGTAGCCTTCTTTGGTATCGACGGCGTGCCGTACAGCTTTCTTAAAGACAACGCCTCGGAGTTCCCGAACATTGCGTCACTCGCGAAAGAGGGGAGCGCCGGAGCGATAAACAGCATCGTCCCGCCCGAATCCTCCGCCTGCTGGCCAGCCCTCACTACCGGCGTCAACCCCGGTGAAACGGGTGTGTATGGGTTCCAAGACCGTGAGGTCGGGTCCTACGACACGTACGTCCCGATGGGTCGGGACGTCCAGGCGACTCGACTCTGGGATCGTGTCGCGGACTCGGGTCGCAACGCGACGGTGATGAACGTCCCAGTGACGTTCCCGCCACAGCGGAACGTCCAGCGGATGGTCTCGGGATTCCTCTCCCCCGGCGTGGACAAGGCGGCGTACCCTGACGAACTGCGAAACTATCTGAATTCCATCGATTATCGCATCGATGCGAACGCAAAACTGGGGCACAAAGAGGACAAATCCGAGTTCATCGAGAACGCCCACGAGACGCTCAAAGCGCGCTACGAGGCGTTCCGCCACTACATCGAACAGGACGACTGGGACCTGTTTTTCGGCGTATTCATGACCACCGACCGGGTGAACCACTTCCTCTACAAACATTACGAGGAGGATGGCGAATACAAACAGGAGTTCATCGACTTCTACAAGAAGGTGGACGAATACCTCGGAAAGCTTCGTGACGCGCTCGCTGACGACGTGACCATGGTCGTCGCCAGCGACCACGGCTTCACCAGTCTCGACCACGAGGTTCACTTCAACCAGTGGCTCGAAAACGAGGGATGGCTCTCCTACGAGGACGACGACCACGAAGAACTCGGCGACATCGCCGACGACACCGTCGCCTACTCGCTCATTCCGGGCCGATTCTACATCAATCTCGAAGGTCGCGAACCACGTGGAAGCGTGCCTGAAGACGAGTACGAGGAAAAACGAGACGAACTCAAGGAGATGCTCGAAGGCCTCGAAGGGCCGAACGGCGAGAAGGTCTGTGCCCAAGTCGTCGAGAAGGAAGACGCCTTCCACGGCGACCACGAGGACATCGCACCAGACCTCGTCGCCATCCCGAACTACGGCTTCGACCTCAAAGCCGGGTTCAAGGGTCACGACGACGTGTTCGGCGTCGGCCCACGAAACGGAATGCACAGCTTCGACAACGCGTCGCTGTTCGTTGACGACTCGGACGTGACGATTCCCGAAGACACGGACCTGCTCGACATCGCACCGACCATCCTCGACCTGATGGAAGTCGAGTATTCCGCGGGCGAACTCGACGGTCGAAGTCTGGCGTAG
- a CDS encoding SRPBCC family protein — protein MDSVELSTVVYVPPEEAYEFLIDFPGYANYSKHLTGVTRQGEGGPGTEYDIHLKWWKIQYTVRSEVTELDRPNRIDWKIIKDIHAHGHWRVEEVPEEAPEGKDTASRVWLSIQFDADSADSGMLDLPMFVSMGWVVNKVKPLVLREAETVVERIVADLEGEPRDVTLEIHDKPDSV, from the coding sequence GTGGATTCAGTCGAACTCAGCACCGTCGTCTACGTGCCGCCGGAGGAGGCCTACGAGTTCCTCATCGACTTTCCGGGCTATGCGAACTACTCGAAACACCTCACCGGCGTTACGCGCCAAGGCGAGGGTGGACCGGGCACGGAGTACGATATTCATCTGAAATGGTGGAAAATCCAGTATACGGTGCGCTCCGAGGTGACCGAACTCGACCGCCCGAACCGCATCGACTGGAAGATAATCAAGGACATCCACGCCCACGGCCACTGGCGGGTCGAGGAAGTCCCCGAGGAGGCTCCCGAAGGGAAAGACACCGCCTCGCGGGTGTGGCTGTCCATTCAGTTTGACGCGGATTCGGCGGATTCCGGGATGCTCGACCTGCCGATGTTCGTCTCGATGGGATGGGTGGTGAACAAGGTAAAGCCGCTCGTTTTGCGGGAAGCCGAAACCGTCGTCGAACGAATCGTCGCGGATTTGGAAGGCGAACCGCGCGACGTAACCCTCGAAATTCACGACAAACCGGATTCGGTCTGA
- a CDS encoding C2H2-type zinc finger protein — MTESSEEFACQQCDESFDQRAQLNEHMETAHDVAPNEESEDAAAAGSDASGSTGSITEETNDSPGAAEPSEAAGPSESDADVRPDEDGS, encoded by the coding sequence ATGACGGAATCAAGCGAGGAGTTCGCGTGCCAGCAATGCGACGAGTCGTTCGACCAACGAGCGCAGTTGAACGAACACATGGAGACGGCTCACGATGTCGCGCCGAACGAGGAGAGCGAAGACGCCGCCGCCGCAGGGTCGGATGCCAGCGGTTCGACCGGTTCTATCACCGAAGAAACGAACGATTCTCCGGGGGCGGCGGAACCATCCGAGGCCGCGGGGCCGTCCGAGAGCGACGCCGACGTTCGTCCCGACGAGGACGGTTCGTAA
- a CDS encoding FAD-dependent oxidoreductase, translated as MTRYDVVIVGGGVAGLSAGTFTARADLDTLIVNDGVSILYRNAILENFPGFPAGIDSRLFCLMLEEQAKRAGCTRLDAKVPNVRRAEDGDDTRFVIETDDETIDAERVVAASWSDSSYLDGLDLEFEQAGSKQYVSVDETGRTGVEGLYAAGRLAGQYHQAIVSAGHGSQVGITVVHDADPEFYHDWVAPEGYFTNRDREVPVGCEEISEDERQRRARRAHDRLRKYVEEWEDETPVPHPSFVERME; from the coding sequence ATGACACGCTACGACGTCGTAATCGTCGGCGGTGGCGTCGCGGGACTCTCCGCGGGAACCTTCACCGCCCGCGCGGACCTCGACACGTTGATCGTCAACGACGGTGTTTCCATCCTTTACCGGAACGCGATTTTGGAGAACTTCCCCGGCTTTCCCGCCGGAATCGACTCGCGACTGTTCTGTCTAATGCTCGAAGAGCAGGCAAAACGCGCCGGATGCACCCGCCTCGATGCCAAGGTACCAAATGTACGCCGCGCAGAGGACGGCGATGACACCCGGTTCGTCATCGAAACGGACGACGAAACCATCGACGCGGAGCGAGTCGTCGCGGCATCGTGGTCCGACTCGTCGTATCTCGACGGACTCGACCTCGAATTCGAGCAGGCCGGGAGCAAGCAGTACGTTTCGGTGGACGAAACGGGACGAACCGGCGTCGAAGGGCTCTACGCCGCGGGACGACTCGCCGGGCAGTATCACCAAGCGATCGTTTCCGCGGGCCACGGGTCGCAAGTCGGAATTACCGTGGTTCACGACGCCGACCCCGAGTTCTACCACGATTGGGTCGCCCCGGAGGGTTACTTCACCAACCGCGACCGCGAGGTACCGGTCGGCTGTGAGGAGATATCGGAGGACGAACGCCAACGCCGTGCACGCCGGGCGCACGACCGACTTCGAAAGTACGTCGAGGAGTGGGAGGACGAGACGCCAGTGCCGCATCCAAGTTTCGTAGAGAGGATGGAGTAA
- the sugE gene encoding quaternary ammonium compound efflux SMR transporter SugE, whose protein sequence is MSWKILLVAGVFEVAWAIGLEYSDGLSKFWPSVATVVALVVSMVLLANAIETLPVGTAYAVWTGIGAVGTATLGIVLFDEPAELVRVAFIGVIVVGIVGLHVSSGGH, encoded by the coding sequence ATGTCGTGGAAGATTCTGCTCGTCGCCGGGGTGTTCGAAGTCGCGTGGGCCATCGGATTGGAGTACTCCGACGGTCTCTCGAAGTTTTGGCCCTCCGTTGCGACGGTCGTTGCACTCGTCGTCAGCATGGTGTTGTTGGCGAACGCTATCGAGACGCTCCCCGTCGGCACTGCCTACGCGGTCTGGACCGGTATCGGTGCGGTCGGTACCGCAACCCTCGGTATCGTGCTCTTCGACGAACCCGCCGAGTTAGTCCGGGTCGCCTTCATCGGGGTCATCGTCGTCGGCATCGTTGGTCTCCACGTCTCCTCCGGTGGCCACTGA
- a CDS encoding ABC transporter ATP-binding protein, producing MSDDGVDPDELGETVERPMFRLFTEYGDDHLHWFVIGVLTSLSARFLALIPPVVLGVALDSIFDDTRPFSLPLVPNAWIPETTMGQFLLATEIMAASMVLAALSNFARSSSLNLFSHRVKHEVRTATYQWMQRLDMEFFDDHKTGELMSILNNDTNRLELFLDNMMGSAIQLFVLIIGIGWVLFTINAQLALVTLSVIPIAALFTWWFMRRVEAFYADIRSSVGDLNTRLENNLAGVEVIKTAGTEDFEGNRVRSASYEYFKRDWKALRMNFIYRPGLQLLTSVAFIATFIAGGLWVLSDPPLGFSGTLFVGQLVTFLLLTQRMVEPLTQMSEVVDRYEDAKASSRRIFGLMSIPPTITDSPDATALDSVGGRVEYDHVDFAYDDGERVIHDITFTADPGETVGLVGPTGAGKSTICKLLPRLYDVTAGEIRVDGTDVRDLTVESLREHIGYVGQDTFLFDGTVKENIEYGSFDASEEEIVAAAKAAEAHEFVTNLPEGYDTRVGERGVKLSGGQRQRISIARTILADPELLVLDEATSAVDTETEMLIQRSLDRLTEDRTTFIIAHRLSTVKGADTILSVEDGEIVERGTHEELLDNDGLYADLWRVQAGEIDALSEEFVEEASRRASASQPTYGSNP from the coding sequence ATGAGTGACGATGGGGTAGATCCGGACGAGTTGGGAGAAACGGTAGAACGGCCGATGTTTCGGCTCTTCACCGAGTACGGGGACGACCACCTCCACTGGTTCGTCATCGGGGTTCTCACGAGCCTGAGTGCTCGGTTTCTCGCCCTTATTCCACCGGTCGTCCTCGGCGTTGCACTGGATTCCATTTTCGACGACACACGACCGTTTTCACTCCCTCTCGTCCCGAACGCATGGATTCCGGAGACGACGATGGGTCAATTTTTGCTCGCTACAGAAATCATGGCTGCTTCGATGGTTCTCGCCGCCTTGAGCAACTTCGCGCGCTCGTCCAGTTTGAACCTGTTCTCACACCGGGTCAAACACGAAGTTCGGACGGCGACGTACCAGTGGATGCAGAGACTCGACATGGAGTTCTTCGACGACCACAAGACGGGCGAACTCATGAGCATCCTGAACAACGATACGAATCGCCTCGAACTGTTCCTCGACAATATGATGGGGAGCGCCATCCAACTCTTCGTTCTCATCATCGGAATCGGGTGGGTTCTCTTCACCATCAACGCGCAGTTGGCATTGGTCACCCTCTCCGTCATCCCCATCGCGGCGTTGTTCACATGGTGGTTCATGCGACGGGTCGAAGCGTTCTACGCGGATATCCGCTCGTCGGTCGGGGACTTGAACACCCGTCTGGAGAATAACCTCGCGGGCGTCGAAGTCATCAAAACCGCCGGAACCGAGGATTTCGAGGGCAACCGAGTTCGAAGCGCTTCCTACGAATATTTCAAACGCGACTGGAAGGCCCTCCGGATGAATTTCATCTATCGCCCGGGATTGCAACTTCTCACCTCCGTTGCCTTCATCGCGACCTTCATCGCCGGTGGATTGTGGGTTCTTTCCGACCCGCCGCTGGGATTCTCGGGAACACTCTTCGTCGGTCAACTCGTTACGTTCCTCCTCCTTACCCAGCGAATGGTCGAACCGCTCACGCAGATGAGCGAAGTCGTGGACAGATACGAGGACGCAAAGGCGTCATCGAGACGCATCTTCGGCCTCATGTCGATTCCGCCCACCATCACCGACAGTCCGGACGCAACCGCACTCGATTCCGTCGGAGGCAGAGTCGAGTACGACCACGTGGATTTCGCCTACGACGACGGCGAGCGCGTCATACACGATATAACGTTCACCGCAGACCCCGGCGAAACCGTCGGCCTTGTCGGGCCAACCGGTGCCGGAAAATCCACGATCTGTAAACTCCTGCCGCGCCTCTACGACGTAACGGCTGGAGAAATCCGGGTCGATGGAACCGACGTTCGTGACCTCACGGTCGAAAGCCTCCGCGAACATATCGGCTACGTCGGACAGGACACGTTCTTGTTCGACGGAACGGTAAAGGAGAACATCGAATACGGTTCGTTCGATGCGAGCGAGGAGGAAATCGTCGCCGCCGCGAAGGCTGCGGAAGCCCACGAGTTCGTCACCAACCTTCCCGAAGGCTACGACACCCGAGTCGGCGAGCGCGGCGTGAAACTCTCCGGTGGCCAGCGCCAGCGAATCTCGATCGCACGGACGATTCTGGCCGATCCAGAACTGCTCGTACTGGATGAAGCGACGAGCGCGGTGGACACCGAAACGGAGATGCTTATCCAGCGTAGTCTCGACCGCCTCACCGAGGACCGAACGACGTTCATTATCGCCCATCGCCTCTCGACCGTGAAAGGCGCGGACACCATCCTCTCCGTCGAAGACGGGGAGATCGTCGAGCGGGGGACCCACGAGGAACTGCTCGACAATGACGGTCTGTATGCGGACCTCTGGCGGGTGCAGGCGGGCGAAATAGACGCACTCTCCGAGGAGTTCGTGGAGGAAGCATCACGACGGGCGAGTGCCAGTCAGCCGACCTACGGGTCGAACCCGTGA
- the coaBC gene encoding bifunctional phosphopantothenoylcysteine decarboxylase/phosphopantothenate--cysteine ligase CoaBC — protein MLTGVNVALGVTGSIAAVKVVELAHELRRRGANVRAVMSKGARGIIHPWAVEFATDNPVVTEITGQVEHVELCGRDEWADVLLIAPATANTVGKIASAVDDTPVTTCATTALGADVPVVIAPAMHEPMYDHPGVLDAIERVESWGVDFVEPRIEEGKAKIATEDMIALDVARATGDQPLAGKGVVVTSGATSEPIDPVRVLTSRSSGKTGRAVARACYVAGANVALVHDAPDVPYATGVQVETAEEMTDAVNDLITAFPADALVSVAAISDYTADVESEKIRSGQDLSLDLQPTRKLIDTVRGNYPGLPIVGFKAETSGDDSAMVTAARETLARAGCSFVVANDASVMGEDETRTLFVRENSVRTYSGSKTELGLQVATELAEELMDDS, from the coding sequence ATGCTCACCGGAGTGAACGTGGCGTTGGGGGTGACGGGAAGTATCGCGGCGGTGAAAGTAGTCGAGTTAGCACACGAACTTCGCAGGCGAGGCGCGAACGTCAGGGCCGTGATGTCGAAGGGTGCACGAGGTATTATCCACCCTTGGGCGGTCGAATTCGCGACCGACAACCCGGTCGTGACCGAAATCACAGGGCAGGTCGAACACGTCGAACTCTGTGGCCGTGACGAGTGGGCTGACGTACTCCTCATCGCACCAGCGACCGCGAATACGGTCGGAAAAATCGCGAGTGCGGTGGACGATACGCCGGTAACGACCTGCGCGACGACCGCCCTCGGCGCGGATGTTCCAGTCGTCATCGCTCCGGCGATGCACGAACCGATGTACGACCATCCCGGCGTGCTCGATGCTATCGAGCGCGTCGAATCGTGGGGCGTCGATTTCGTCGAACCGCGAATCGAAGAGGGGAAGGCGAAAATCGCTACCGAAGATATGATCGCACTGGATGTCGCCCGAGCGACCGGAGACCAACCGCTCGCCGGAAAGGGCGTCGTCGTAACTAGCGGCGCGACGAGCGAACCCATCGACCCGGTGCGAGTGCTGACCAGTCGTTCCTCCGGCAAGACGGGCAGAGCAGTTGCTCGTGCTTGTTACGTCGCGGGCGCAAACGTCGCGCTCGTCCACGATGCGCCGGACGTTCCCTACGCGACCGGCGTACAGGTCGAAACCGCCGAGGAGATGACGGACGCCGTGAACGACCTCATCACGGCGTTTCCGGCGGATGCCCTGGTTTCAGTCGCGGCAATTAGCGACTATACGGCTGACGTCGAAAGCGAAAAGATTCGATCCGGACAGGACCTTTCACTCGATCTCCAACCGACGCGGAAACTCATCGATACGGTTCGCGGGAACTATCCGGGTCTCCCCATCGTCGGCTTCAAAGCCGAGACGAGTGGGGACGACTCGGCGATGGTGACTGCAGCCCGCGAAACGCTTGCCCGTGCAGGGTGCTCGTTCGTCGTCGCAAACGACGCGAGCGTGATGGGAGAAGACGAGACGAGAACGCTGTTCGTCCGAGAAAACAGCGTTCGAACGTACAGCGGGAGCAAGACGGAACTCGGATTGCAGGTCGCTACCGAGCTCGCCGAGGAGCTTATGGACGACTCGTAA